Sequence from the Cryptococcus neoformans var. neoformans JEC21 chromosome 1, complete sequence genome:
ATGATTTTTTGGGGGTAGTGTCGGCAGccgggaaagaaaagatggatgatttcGAAGGAGCAGTTGCGGGTGCAGAAGGCGTGAAACCACCAGTCGCAGGTGCAGCACTAGAAGTAGAAGGTGCTTTAGGAAGGGAGAAACTACCCGCAGAAGGGGCTTTCGGCAATGTAAACCCGGTGGCTTTGGGCGGTTCGGGCGCTGCTGTGGTTTCAATCTTGTCCTTACTTGTTGCGTCAGGCTTCCATCCCGCCTTAGTTTCGATCCCAGTCAGATGCTCTTCATATTGCACGAGCAATTTGGGAAGTACCGTTGTGAGATCAATGAACTGGTCCTTTTCAATGGTAGTTGAGAAAAAGGTGAGGAAAGACTGGTTGAGACCACGAAGTGAGGTGTAATAAGAGGTTTCTGActccgaggaagaagatgaggtgCTCGGTGCGGGCGCTGCCTCAGCCGCAGGGGCTGGTGGGGCAGAGTTAGAGGTGGGCGCTGTACCAGTGCCAAACGTCGTCGCCATAGGACCGAAGGAAAATGAAGGCTTTGCGGGAGCAGTTTCTGATGCTTCAGTCAAAGTAGGCTTTGAGGTGGTTGATGTGGCGGTGGCGATGAGAGTTTTGGCAAAAGAAAAGCCCTGGACTTGAGTAGCTTCCTTACTACCAGATGCAACAGGAGCACTAGAGGCGGTaccaaaggagaaaggggCGGCCTTCGATTTAATGGGTTCATGCGCTGGAACCTCTTTGGTCACGTCAGACGTTGGTTTGGCTCCAAAAGAGAATCTTGGCGGCTCGGATGCATTATCGCCCGTAGACGGCGCAGCGGCGGCAGGAGCCCCAAATGAAAAGCCCGCAAATGGTTTGGAAGGTTGTAACGCCTTCGTTTGCGTGGGTTCAACAGGCTTCTGACTAAACGAGAATGCTGGAGTAGCAGTCCCCGTGGGCTCTGTAACGGGAGCGGATGTAGATGATCCAGTGGCAGCTGCACTTCCGAATGAAAAGCCAGCAAATGGCTTAGGTGCGGCAGCAGGCGTTGTGGAAGCTGGggaggaagcagaagattgaccaaaggagaaggaaggagttgaAGATGTAGAAGCGCCGAAAGAGAAACCGGTAAAGGCATTAGATGTCCCTGAAGGAGGTACCGGCGAGGAAGTACCTGATGTAGGAGCTGGCGGTATCTGAGAGTTTGGTGAGTCAGTCAGGCAAGATGAACATAGTGTTCAAACCAAAACGTACGTCTGCAACTGGAGCTGGAGCGGGAGTTGGTGTAGGCGCAGAGGCACCTCCTAATCCACGGCGCTTTGGCAATCCTCGGACACTGAAGGATATATCAGCAAACAGAGTGTAATGCACTGCGCTTTCAGCTTACGGTCGACCCTCTACGGCCGCAAGGGGAGCGGCTCTGATACCAGGCTGTGAGACATCATGGGTGAGCAAGAAACGGTTGCTGAATATTTCCATAGTACGCACTTCCTCgttgccttcttcctcaacgtCGTCCTTTGTTTTCTGGTTGTCGGCTGTACGCTTTGCCATTGCTGCTGAAGAATGAGTTATGGACTCGTCTACTACTTGTGCGGTGTCTGAAATTCGCCTCAATCCTCACCGAAGAATCAAGAACGGCAAACAATCCGGCGGGATCAAACTCACGTGTTTTTCATTACGTATTGTCGTACACCTTCTCCCCGCCCCGACATTGCCCACAGTGGTGCCGCACTACTCCATATCTGGTCCTACATTGTTACCCTCAATCACCACCAAAATTATCATTATGCCCAGATCACCAGAACACGATAGCAAGTTCGAAAAAGATAGCGGCAGAGAGAGGGCTGGGGATAGAAGAGACAGAGACAGGGATAGATACCGAGACGACTACGACCGCAGGGAATCAAGTTCAAGGAGGGATGAGAGCGAAAGGAATCGGGATAGAGACAGGAGAGACAAAGACGATCGTGGTCAAGGCAAAGATAGGGAACGAGAACGACGCCGTGATAAGGGCAGAGGGGACTACTATGACTCTGATCGTGATCGAGACCGAGATAGGGACAGGCGAGACCGCAAGCGGGAACGAAGTCGATCTCGTGAACGGTCTTACAAGAAAGAGCGGAAACACCGCGACTCTCGctcaccttctccctcctcaaaaACGAGGCGCAAAGAAGCCAAAGCAGCCGCCAAAGCAGCTGCGAAAAGAGAAgctgagcttgagcagTCTCGTGCCCTCGCGGAATTGTCAATGTATTCGGCAACGGACAATCCCTTCCATGATGCTAATTTAGGAGAGCAATTCCAATGGCacaagaagagggataaggagaagaaagcagGTTTAACCGCGGAAGAAATTGCGAGAAAGGATGCTTTGCGCCGACAAGAGGCTAAAGAAGAACTGGAAAGATTGAACAAGAGAAGGGCCGACAGAGAAGTGGAGTTGCAACTtagggaggaggaggaaacTCGGCAAAGGCGGTTGGCAGAAGATGCTGCGATGGCAGAGTGGATTGCTAAAGAGGATGATTTCCAGCTCGAGCAGTCTCGTCGAAGAGCTGGTATCCGTCTTCGAGAGCAACGTGCCAAGGCCATTGATTTTTTGGCTATCAATCTTCGATTTACAGATCCAAAGTCTTCCCACCAAACAGCAGCCATTGGTGCCCTTACCAATCCGCGGGCCAGCGAGatagagagagaagaagaggaggaaggctGGGGATGGGCTGACGCGGGCTTTGAGTTTGAGATTGACGAGCCTTGGAAGATTTTTGAGAATCTCACACTTGACGACTGTGTTGAGCTGGAGCAGGATATCAAAATGTACCTCAGCTTGGAGAAATCTCCGATTAACATCGAATTCTGGCAGGTTAGTTAATAATAACATCCGTACTAAGGCGGCGAAAAATTACTGACTACTCTACAGGCAATGCAGATTGTTTGCGAGCATTACCTTTCCCAACTTCGTGACCCTGAGCATGCTGTTGGTGGACCGCTTTCTGATCCTGAAGTCGAGGAAGCAACCAACAAGATAGTTTCTGGTCTCAGTCTCCAACGCTTGGTTGAGCTTGAAAACAAGGCGAATGGGCTGTTGCGTAGTGGTCAGCCAGTGGATAGTGACTTCTGGGATCTTAttctgaagaagattcaCGTTGAAAAGGCCATTGTCAGTACCGCATGGACTCGGCTACATAAGGCGTGATACTGACACCCAATAGGCCAAACTCAACTCAATTCATGAAATCGTCCTAAAAAATCGATTAGAGCAATTCAAGCGCCGCCAGCGGGAAGATGCTGCCAAAGTCCAAGCTGAGCTCGGCGGCGTCTTGGTCAGCAATGAGAACGCTTTCGGTGGTGATATACGCGCCGATGCTGGACCTGTGCCAACCGGCGGAGACgaagctgatgatgaggaagaggatgaggacgacTATATAGAGGATTACGATCGCGAGATGAGTCCGCCCATCGCTGAGCCCAGGACAATGGGCTTAGACGAAAGGAGGTTACCCATTGTcaacgaagaggatgagctCAGAGCATTATTTTCTGCTCGTCATTCCATTACCTCCTCCAATTTCATCCCCACACAAGCTCGCGCGTCGGCTCATACATCTCAATCCATATCGCGACCATCAGCCGCCGATCTTGAGGCAGAACGAATCtacagagaagaagcagagcGAGAGGCTAGAGATTTGGGATCAGAcgagagtgaagaggagTTTGGTGATCTAGATGCTGGTTTGGAGGTGCCTTCGACGTACGACTGGAGTGATAGGTACAGGCCAAGGAAGCCGAGGTTCTTCAATAGGGTACACACAGGATATGAGTGGAGCAAATATAACCAAACCCATTACGAGTGAGTTGACGCCTTAAGACGAATTATCGTAGCTAATGAGCTGTCAGCACCGACAACCCTCCCCCCAAGGTTGTCCAAGGCTACAAGTTCAATGTTTTCTACCCCGATCTCATGTGTGTTACTTTTCGGAGCAACTAAATTCCTTTGCTGATGTTGCGTGTCTTTAGCGACAAATCCAAAGCTCCAACTTATTACCTAAAGTCCATTCCGGATGATCCGGATACACAGATCATTGTTTTTACCGCAGGTCCCCCTTACGAGGATATTGCTTTCAGAATTGTGAGGAGACAATGGGAATATTCCCATAGGAAAGGGTTCAGGAGTACCTTTGATAGAGGCGTGTTGCAGCGTAAGTCTCCCGGTGGAGAGAATCATCCGTGAAAAGGATCATAACTAACAATGATCTGTTCAAAGTGTATTTCAACTTTGCTAGGACGTTCTACAGGAAATAAGGTGGTTTCTAGCGGGGAAAAAATAACAGAATGCATATCAGTCAAAGGTTGAAGAATGACTGTGGGAACAATTCAGAACTGTGACCAACGAGTTGTTGGGCTTCGGACATGCGGTCTGACTGCTTTTTGAAATACGCATCAGTGCATCTGCTCGATACATGACTAAGGAGGTCACTACATTATATTTCTCATCTTTTTATCACCCGTTCTGATAGGCCGGCTGACGGAGGTGACCATCACCATCACGGTCGAGATTATCACTATTTTACTATATCGTGTCAGTCGAATGGAGGATGCACCCTAGACTGGCCGCTGCTGTatataataataatataaATTCAAGAAGAAACGGCTTGATTATCGTGAATCATGATCCTTTTGTCTTTGATTGTTCCACCATTGTCTTGAATGTGATGTGTGATGTAAACATGGGTCAATTATTTTGAGTGCCGAATGCTGAGTGCGCGTTTTTGCTGTCAGGTTGCCCAAAAATGCCTTGCTTCTTGCACACATGACCTTTCGTTACGacgccctccttctcttctttctatGTATAATTACTATTACCAATACTTTATTAACAGGATCGAGTCGGGGTCCATTTAATTCAAAATCCCGAtcgtctttcttcctcctcctatGTACGATTACTACAAATAGTTCTTCACTAACATGATTGAGTCGGAGTCCAATTAATTCGAAGTCTCGATCGACGGAGCCGGCGTCGTGCTTCTTTTATTATGTCCTTCGTGTTGCCTTCTCTTGTGCGTGGACAGCCGAATCCCGGCCCGACTTATGTCCCTGCCCGATGGGATGAAATAACCTtaagggaagggaaagggcagagaaaataaaataacgataaagagaaagagagaccGGACAACCGCCCTCGGCCTGGAAGGGAGATGCCATTATTTGCGGTTGACTCAGCCTGATAAGATTGGCTTTTGGCGCCGGAACCGCACAGCGTTACTTCgactcatcatcgtcccgtcccccatctccctcaCTCAGGCATGTCCGCATTATAATCCATGAGACATGCGGGTCTGCATGGCTAGGCATAACTCTTtccaccttcatcaaactACATAGGTCAAACTGTGTATCTCGTCTGTCACGGCGCTGATCATCCCTGCTATTACTACATGCAACATGAACAATATTCGGCAAGACTCTGGCCCCTCTCCAACTCCCGAGTCATCGTTTGGATCTCCTCGCAGGAGAGCGTCATCTCCCAGGCCCCATCGCCCATCAGCTGACGGCCTCCTTTTCAACAATGAGCGACAGGTACCGCCGCCCATCTATCTGAGAAACTCTAGTCCTCGAGGTTTAAGCAGTAGAGGGGAAGTAAAAATCCATATTCCAGCGTGGTAAGGGCCTCTCCAATTGAACAATAATGTGCTTTGACTTAATGGCATGTTATACACATCAG
This genomic interval carries:
- a CDS encoding cactin, putative; the encoded protein is MPRSPEHDSKFEKDSGRERAGDRRDRDRDRYRDDYDRRESSSRRDESERNRDRDRRDKDDRGQGKDRERERRRDKGRGDYYDSDRDRDRDRDRRDRKRERSRSRERSYKKERKHRDSRSPSPSSKTRRKEAKAAAKAAAKREAELEQSRALAELSMYSATDNPFHDANLGEQFQWHKKRDKEKKAGLTAEEIARKDALRRQEAKEELERLNKRRADREVELQLREEEETRQRRLAEDAAMAEWIAKEDDFQLEQSRRRAGIRLREQRAKAIDFLAINLRFTDPKSSHQTAAIGALTNPRASEIEREEEEEGWGWADAGFEFEIDEPWKIFENLTLDDCVELEQDIKMYLSLEKSPINIEFWQAMQIVCEHYLSQLRDPEHAVGGPLSDPEVEEATNKIVSGLSLQRLVELENKANGLLRSGQPVDSDFWDLILKKIHVEKAIAKLNSIHEIVLKNRLEQFKRRQREDAAKVQAELGGVLVSNENAFGGDIRADAGPVPTGGDEADDEEEDEDDYIEDYDREMSPPIAEPRTMGLDERRLPIVNEEDELRALFSARHSITSSNFIPTQARASAHTSQSISRPSAADLEAERIYREEAEREARDLGSDESEEEFGDLDAGLEVPSTYDWSDRYRPRKPRFFNRVHTGYEWSKYNQTHYDTDNPPPKVVQGYKFNVFYPDLIDKSKAPTYYLKSIPDDPDTQIIVFTAGPPYEDIAFRIVRRQWEYSHRKGFRSTFDRGVLQLYFNFARTFYRK